GCCGATGTCGGTACACGCCCTTCAGCACACGGAAGATCTTCATGCGACGGATCATATGCTCGATTGCCTGCCTGGTATGCGCGAGGACACGGTTGTCCTGGCGCTGCTCCGCGGACAGAGGCGACGCCTGCGTCGCCTTATGGGGGGTAAGGGCGTGCCTGTGGCTTCTCCACAGGCCCTGATACCCTGCATCTCCAATAAGCGCCGTTTGGT
This is a stretch of genomic DNA from Deinococcus hopiensis KR-140. It encodes these proteins:
- a CDS encoding transposase family protein codes for the protein MLMCTVTQRILGTATSAGAVHDLKLFRQSGVRFPHQTALIGDAGYQGLWRSHRHALTPHKATQASPLSAEQRQDNRVLAHTRQAIEHMIRRMKIFRVLKGVYRHRRRRFALRVQLIAALCNLTQACRS